From Granulicella sp. WH15, the proteins below share one genomic window:
- a CDS encoding multicopper oxidase family protein: MNTHPLSHFMRTSVSLAFAMTLGVEVLFAQAIIPPIGTPLQEPPDVRTPLVLSAVNDPTSGRGAFSFKGSEIPPVIRVSPGQKLRITYLNRMKTSSGEVCVDGPCMNMTNLHFHGLHVSPESPQDDVLSMMAMPGESLRYTVDIPFDQPSGLYWYHTHPHGESYQQDLDGMSGAIVVEGIDRYVPGLRGLKEQILILRDAELRQGDEASSRLEAAVDMPQTICGNATGNPGRIFTVNGTVRPKIVIAPGEKQFWRIVNASPDLYADLTIDSEAMTMVALDGMPLGYHDRNHPTESVQHILLAPAGRFEAIVTGPALGTKASLRSLCVDTGADGDPNPAMVIADLDLVGRRDVSTRSRSSAADSQKTVYKPLSSEAIHDLEQRNAAFVVNFTEDKNGFYINNKKYKPADDPMVTVKTGNYIHWQVVNQTHEIHPFHIHQVHFLVYGKAGVAISDPKWMDTVNLEPGESLDLIMDFTDPIIRGISVFHCHLLKHEDKGMMAKIRFE; encoded by the coding sequence ATGAACACTCATCCGCTCAGCCATTTCATGCGAACATCGGTTTCATTGGCATTTGCCATGACGCTTGGTGTCGAGGTTCTCTTCGCTCAAGCGATCATCCCCCCAATTGGAACACCGCTGCAGGAACCCCCTGACGTGCGAACACCGCTTGTGCTCAGTGCTGTGAACGACCCCACCTCGGGACGCGGGGCGTTCTCCTTTAAGGGGAGCGAGATACCTCCTGTGATTCGCGTGTCGCCCGGTCAAAAACTCCGCATAACCTACTTGAATCGCATGAAGACTTCGTCGGGTGAAGTTTGTGTAGACGGCCCGTGCATGAACATGACAAATCTTCATTTTCACGGCCTGCACGTATCTCCTGAGTCTCCGCAAGATGATGTCCTATCGATGATGGCCATGCCTGGCGAATCGCTTCGCTATACGGTGGACATACCATTCGACCAACCATCCGGGCTTTATTGGTACCACACTCATCCCCATGGTGAGAGCTACCAGCAGGATCTGGATGGCATGTCGGGAGCTATCGTTGTCGAAGGCATCGACCGGTATGTTCCAGGACTTCGTGGGCTCAAGGAGCAAATCCTGATCCTGCGCGACGCCGAGCTTCGTCAAGGTGACGAGGCTTCGAGCCGTCTTGAGGCAGCCGTGGATATGCCACAGACGATTTGCGGGAACGCAACCGGAAACCCAGGCAGAATCTTTACTGTCAATGGGACGGTTCGGCCGAAGATCGTAATTGCGCCCGGGGAGAAACAGTTCTGGCGCATCGTCAACGCCTCCCCTGATCTTTATGCGGACCTTACGATCGATTCGGAAGCAATGACGATGGTAGCGCTAGACGGAATGCCTCTGGGCTATCACGATCGCAATCATCCTACTGAGTCGGTGCAGCATATCCTTCTTGCTCCAGCTGGACGATTCGAAGCGATCGTGACCGGGCCTGCCCTTGGGACGAAGGCATCTCTTCGCAGCCTTTGTGTCGATACCGGTGCGGATGGTGATCCGAACCCCGCAATGGTGATTGCCGATCTGGACCTCGTTGGGCGACGTGACGTGTCGACCCGGAGCAGGTCCAGCGCGGCAGACTCTCAGAAGACAGTATATAAGCCTCTTTCGTCAGAGGCTATACATGACCTAGAGCAGCGCAATGCCGCGTTTGTCGTGAATTTTACTGAAGACAAGAATGGCTTCTACATCAATAACAAGAAATACAAGCCCGCCGATGACCCAATGGTGACGGTGAAAACGGGCAACTACATTCATTGGCAGGTGGTGAACCAAACACACGAGATACACCCATTTCATATTCATCAGGTGCATTTTCTTGTGTACGGAAAAGCCGGTGTGGCGATCAGTGATCCGAAGTGGATGGACACGGTGAACTTGGAACCCGGTGAATCTCTCGATCTCATTATGGACTTCACAGACCCAATCATTCGGGGCATCTCGGTCTTCCACTGTCACCTTCTTAAACACGAAGACAAGGGAATGATGGCAAAGATTCGCTTTGAGTAA
- a CDS encoding cupin domain-containing protein, whose translation MMNDHAGDAVSLEHPTRRSFLGLSSVALATAAFSGITSQAQEKASTQKAEHDHSSSDPGQENKGLLALNPNSNTPPPTDHGDVVPIWYSFDLVKKRVEEGGWTHEVTERVLPSSKDIAGVNMRLTAGSYREMHWHTADEWAYVLYGKARVTVMQPDGNMFIGDVEEGDLWIFPAGHPHSIQGLGPDGTEFLLVFNQGGFSEDGTMLVSEWLAHTPPEVLAKNTGLDASVFANAPKAPLYIFPGKEPGSLAADKAEIGGEAVAARSQYTFHLKSMEPTKSSKGGEVRIVDSKNFPVSKHIAAALVTVKPGGMREMHWHPHDSEWQFYISGKGRMTVFFPVDNARTMDFNANDVGYVPNNAPHYIENIGNTDLVFLETFATDQFLDVSLNQWLRRVPSEMIKAHLNIDKADVMKIPAENQGVI comes from the coding sequence ATGATGAACGATCACGCAGGCGATGCAGTTTCTCTGGAGCACCCTACCCGTCGCAGCTTTCTTGGACTAAGTTCCGTGGCTCTGGCCACGGCCGCATTCTCAGGCATAACTAGTCAAGCGCAAGAGAAGGCGAGCACTCAGAAAGCCGAGCACGATCATTCGTCGAGCGATCCGGGACAGGAGAATAAGGGCCTGTTGGCCTTGAATCCAAACTCCAATACTCCTCCCCCAACCGATCATGGCGACGTTGTGCCGATATGGTATTCGTTTGACCTTGTCAAGAAGCGCGTCGAAGAGGGCGGCTGGACGCACGAAGTTACGGAGCGTGTACTCCCGTCTTCAAAAGATATTGCAGGTGTAAACATGCGCCTCACGGCAGGCAGTTATCGTGAGATGCACTGGCACACTGCAGACGAATGGGCTTATGTACTTTATGGCAAAGCCCGCGTCACTGTAATGCAGCCCGACGGAAATATGTTCATCGGCGATGTGGAGGAAGGGGATCTCTGGATCTTCCCAGCTGGACACCCGCACTCGATCCAGGGTCTTGGCCCCGACGGAACGGAATTCTTGCTTGTGTTTAACCAAGGAGGGTTCTCCGAGGATGGCACAATGCTTGTTTCGGAGTGGCTTGCCCATACCCCGCCTGAGGTTCTGGCGAAGAACACTGGGTTGGATGCAAGTGTGTTCGCCAACGCTCCGAAGGCGCCCCTCTACATCTTCCCGGGGAAAGAACCGGGTTCGCTTGCCGCGGACAAGGCTGAGATCGGTGGCGAAGCGGTTGCGGCTCGGAGCCAGTACACCTTCCACCTGAAGTCTATGGAGCCGACGAAGTCCAGCAAGGGAGGGGAAGTCCGCATCGTGGATTCCAAGAACTTCCCGGTCTCAAAGCATATTGCGGCCGCGCTGGTCACGGTGAAGCCGGGTGGCATGCGCGAGATGCACTGGCATCCGCATGACTCAGAGTGGCAGTTCTATATCTCCGGTAAGGGCCGCATGACTGTCTTTTTCCCAGTCGACAATGCTCGCACAATGGATTTCAATGCCAACGATGTGGGTTATGTTCCCAATAATGCCCCACACTACATCGAAAACATAGGCAACACGGATCTGGTGTTTCTCGAGACATTCGCTACGGATCAGTTCCTCGATGTATCGCTGAACCAATGGCTCAGGCGTGTTCCAAGCGAGATGATCAAAGCACATCTGAACATCGACAAGGCAGACGTGATGAAGATCCCGGCCGAGAACCAGGGAGTCATCTGA
- the coxB gene encoding cytochrome c oxidase subunit II, translating into MKCIVNLVLNLALWLTWGALPAGTAAAQSPTSIFSPAGTPARSTVQLSMLVLSVTFAIFVTVAGLLVYALVRYRRRPTDDGHEPPQIYGSNQIELSWTVIPVLIVTTLFLATTRVILSTEAVPKPASAMNVTVIGHQFWWEYRYPGLGVVTANELHVPVSSPKTPTPTYLTMSSADVAHSFWVPRLAGKMDVIPNRVNVMWIDPQQAGIYLGQCAQYCGTQHAKMLLRVYADSPSDFAAWAKHQLEPGRTDFSDDPVAAEGQKVFMHNACINCHAVTGTPATGRYGPDLTHFASRDTLASGAIENNPENLRKWINDPNSMKPGSLMPAMHLNDHDLGVVTTYLSRLK; encoded by the coding sequence TTGAAATGCATCGTCAACTTAGTCCTTAATTTGGCGCTATGGTTGACGTGGGGTGCTCTCCCAGCAGGGACGGCGGCGGCGCAATCACCTACCAGTATTTTCTCTCCAGCAGGGACGCCAGCCCGGTCAACCGTGCAGCTTTCAATGCTGGTTCTTTCGGTTACCTTCGCGATCTTCGTCACAGTTGCCGGACTGCTCGTATATGCTTTGGTTCGCTATCGCCGTCGTCCTACCGACGACGGGCACGAACCGCCGCAGATCTATGGAAGTAACCAGATTGAGCTATCCTGGACGGTCATCCCTGTTCTTATCGTGACCACATTGTTTCTCGCGACGACCAGAGTCATTTTGAGTACCGAAGCGGTTCCCAAACCAGCAAGCGCAATGAATGTAACAGTGATCGGCCATCAATTTTGGTGGGAGTACCGCTATCCTGGCCTTGGCGTTGTTACGGCTAACGAACTCCATGTTCCTGTCAGTAGCCCGAAGACGCCTACTCCAACCTACCTTACGATGTCCTCCGCGGATGTCGCGCACAGCTTTTGGGTGCCTCGCCTTGCCGGGAAGATGGACGTAATCCCTAACCGCGTGAACGTGATGTGGATCGATCCTCAGCAGGCGGGTATTTACCTGGGCCAGTGTGCACAGTATTGCGGCACGCAGCACGCAAAGATGCTGCTGAGGGTATACGCCGACTCACCTTCCGATTTCGCGGCCTGGGCAAAACACCAACTGGAACCCGGCCGCACTGATTTCTCCGATGATCCCGTAGCGGCAGAAGGCCAGAAGGTCTTCATGCACAACGCCTGCATTAATTGCCACGCAGTGACCGGAACGCCGGCGACTGGTCGTTACGGGCCTGATCTCACCCATTTTGCGAGCCGTGACACACTTGCCTCTGGAGCGATCGAAAACAATCCAGAAAATCTCCGCAAATGGATCAATGATCCCAACTCGATGAAGCCTGGCTCCTTGATGCCCGCGATGCACCTCAACGATCATGACCTCGGTGTCGTGACAACATATTTATCGCGGTTGAAGTGA
- the ctaD gene encoding cytochrome c oxidase subunit I: MQAIDETTASQDRRAPVSIIYEWLTTVDHKKIGLMYIAFALFFLLVGGVEALLIRIQLMVPNNHFLSPQVFNRLFTMHGTTMVFFAGMPILFGFGNYLVPLMIGARDMAFPKLNAFSFWISAFGGILLYFSYFGGSGLYAAGTAPDVGWFAYAPLTSKVFSPGHSTDYWSLSLFLSGIGSIGTALNIVTTILCMRCKGMTMTRLPLLPWLYLVTSGLVFVAVGPLSAAQIMLTLDRYLGAHFFDTQAGGSAVLWMHFFWIFGHPEVYILVLPAFAFANEIIPVFSRKAMFGYPAMVAASVAIGFVSLSVWAHHMFTVGMGPAGNTFFVFATMVISVPTGIKIFNWLATIWGGKISFAVPMLFCIGFLFQFLVAGLTGIMLSAAPFNWQLNNSYFVVAHFHYVLVGAILFALFGAFYYWYPKVTGKLMNETLGKWHFWLMVVGFHLTFDFMHIPGILGMPRRIYTYEANRGWQGWNMIVGVGGVIQAVAILCFVYNLISSYRHGEDAGTDPWDAWTLEWATQSPPPSYNFAIEPTVASRRPLWDLKHPEDPDSDYE; this comes from the coding sequence ATCCAGGCGATAGACGAGACGACGGCCTCACAAGATCGCCGCGCCCCAGTTAGCATTATTTACGAGTGGTTAACTACGGTCGATCACAAGAAGATCGGGTTGATGTATATCGCGTTTGCGCTGTTCTTCCTCTTAGTAGGCGGGGTGGAGGCCCTACTGATCCGGATTCAGTTGATGGTCCCGAACAATCATTTTCTTTCGCCACAAGTCTTCAACCGGCTATTTACCATGCACGGGACGACGATGGTGTTCTTCGCTGGTATGCCGATCCTGTTTGGATTCGGAAATTATCTCGTCCCGCTAATGATAGGTGCTCGCGATATGGCGTTTCCGAAGCTGAACGCGTTCAGCTTCTGGATTTCGGCATTTGGGGGGATTCTTCTCTATTTCAGCTATTTCGGTGGGAGCGGTCTCTACGCAGCAGGCACCGCACCGGACGTTGGCTGGTTTGCATACGCGCCCTTGACCTCCAAGGTCTTCTCTCCGGGCCATAGCACCGACTACTGGAGTCTCTCTCTATTTCTTAGTGGCATCGGCTCGATCGGCACAGCTCTTAACATCGTGACGACTATCCTCTGCATGCGTTGCAAGGGAATGACGATGACTCGTCTCCCTTTATTGCCGTGGCTGTATTTGGTCACATCCGGGCTCGTGTTTGTGGCTGTCGGCCCTTTATCCGCCGCTCAGATCATGCTCACGCTCGATCGTTATCTTGGCGCACACTTTTTCGACACCCAGGCGGGCGGCTCGGCTGTGCTCTGGATGCATTTTTTCTGGATCTTCGGACACCCGGAGGTCTACATCCTGGTGTTGCCGGCGTTCGCGTTCGCCAACGAGATTATACCCGTGTTCTCACGTAAGGCCATGTTTGGCTATCCGGCGATGGTGGCGGCATCGGTGGCCATCGGCTTTGTGAGCCTGAGCGTATGGGCTCATCATATGTTTACGGTCGGGATGGGGCCAGCGGGCAACACGTTTTTCGTGTTTGCGACCATGGTCATATCGGTTCCCACCGGTATCAAAATTTTCAATTGGCTGGCCACAATCTGGGGCGGAAAGATCAGTTTTGCCGTCCCTATGCTGTTCTGTATTGGGTTCCTCTTCCAATTTCTTGTCGCCGGCTTGACGGGAATCATGCTCTCCGCCGCCCCGTTCAATTGGCAGCTCAACAACTCTTATTTTGTTGTGGCGCACTTTCATTACGTACTCGTCGGAGCCATTCTCTTCGCTCTTTTCGGAGCCTTCTACTATTGGTATCCCAAGGTGACGGGCAAGCTGATGAATGAGACGTTAGGTAAATGGCATTTCTGGTTGATGGTCGTCGGCTTCCACCTCACCTTCGATTTCATGCACATCCCTGGCATCCTTGGAATGCCGCGTCGCATTTACACCTACGAAGCGAACCGAGGATGGCAGGGATGGAACATGATCGTGGGAGTGGGTGGAGTGATCCAGGCGGTCGCGATCCTATGCTTTGTCTACAATCTCATCTCTTCTTACCGCCACGGCGAAGATGCCGGGACCGACCCCTGGGATGCGTGGACCCTGGAGTGGGCGACTCAGTCCCCTCCTCCGTCCTATAACTTTGCCATCGAGCCAACAGTCGCTAGCCGGCGACCGCTTTGGGATCTGAAGCACCCAGAAGATCCAGATTCGGACTACGAGTGA
- a CDS encoding cytochrome c oxidase subunit 3, which produces MSTPVSGVPINQSEIEWRLPYRGTIGMGCLILAESAVFIIFVVAYVYYLGKSLNGPTPSQVLELPILGTICLLSSSVTAHLAVSALRKGNLRSCTANLAGTVLLGLIFLCTTAREWYHLIHDEHLTIKTNLFGTTYYALVGLHATHVVIGLVLLFTAFVFALAGRVKEEHLEKLDVLSIYWHFVDAVWVVVFLVVYVLGR; this is translated from the coding sequence ATGAGCACGCCTGTGAGTGGAGTTCCAATCAACCAATCCGAGATCGAATGGAGATTGCCGTACCGCGGAACCATCGGTATGGGCTGCCTGATTCTGGCCGAGTCGGCAGTGTTCATCATCTTCGTCGTTGCCTATGTCTATTACTTAGGCAAGAGCCTCAATGGCCCCACACCGTCACAGGTGCTCGAACTTCCGATTCTGGGCACGATTTGCCTTCTTTCCAGTAGTGTTACCGCTCATCTTGCCGTAAGCGCGCTACGGAAGGGCAACCTGCGAAGCTGCACAGCGAATCTGGCAGGGACAGTACTTCTGGGCCTCATCTTTCTTTGCACTACTGCACGCGAGTGGTACCACCTGATCCACGATGAGCATTTGACAATAAAGACCAACCTGTTTGGAACCACTTACTACGCGCTCGTTGGACTTCACGCCACACACGTCGTCATCGGTCTGGTTCTACTCTTCACTGCGTTCGTTTTCGCATTGGCTGGACGAGTCAAGGAAGAGCATCTTGAGAAGCTCGACGTCCTCTCTATCTATTGGCACTTTGTTGATGCGGTCTGGGTGGTCGTGTTTTTGGTCGTCTACGTTCTGGGCAGATAG